One genomic region from Augochlora pura isolate Apur16 chromosome 7, APUR_v2.2.1, whole genome shotgun sequence encodes:
- the Cbc gene encoding protein CLP1 homolog, giving the protein MTDEKAHTQEFKLDPDCELRFEVESKNEKVTVELKSGLAEVFGTELVKGKKYEFIAGAKVAVFTWQGCTVELVGKTDVSYVAKETPMGLYLNCHAAMERLRETAEKDDTRGPITMIVGPCDVGKSTLCRLLLNYAVRMGRRPIFVDLDVGQGHIAIPGTVGALLVERPSNIVEGFSQQAPLVFHFGHKSPQTNVALYNLLVTRLAEVCSDRLQANKKARVSGIVINTCGWVKGDGYKLLTHAAQAFEVDAILVLDQERLYNELVRDMPDFVKVVFLPKSGGVVERSNAQRVEGRDQGVREYFYGSRTPLYPHSFEVKWSEARLYKIGAPVLPASCMPLGMKAEDNLTKLVAVAPGPNLLHHLLSVSFADSPEDDVVQTNVAGFVCVTNVDVERQTFTVLSPQPRPLPNTVLLLSDIQFMDSH; this is encoded by the exons ATGACAGACGAGAAAGCACACACACAAGAATTCAAATTAGATCCAGACTGTGAGTTACGATTCGAAGTTGAATCTAAAAATGAGAAAGTTACGGTTGAG CTAAAAAGCGGTTTAGCGGAAGTCTTTGGTACAGAACTGgtaaaaggaaagaaatatgaatttattgctGGAGCTAAAGTAGCAGTGTTTACCTGGCAAGGCTGCACAGTTGAACTAGTTGGCAAAACTGATGTCAGTTATGTTGCCAAAGAAACTCCAATGGGTCTTTATCTAAACTGTCATGCTGCAATGGAAAGGCTTAGAGAAACTGCAGAGAAGGACGATACCAGAGGACCGATAACAATGATTGTCGGACCTTGCGATGTTGGAAAATCAACACTTTGCAGACTTCTCTTGAACTATGCAGTTAGAATGGGCCGTAGACCTATTTTTGTAGATTTAGATGTTGGCCAAGGTCACATAGCAATACCTGGTACAGTTGGAGCTCTACTTGTTGAGCGTCCATCAAATATTGTCGAAGGTTTCAGTCAGCAAGCACCATTAGTCTTCCACTTTGGTCACAAATCTCCACAAACTAATGTTGCTCTATATAATCTCCTAGTAACACGACTAGCAGAAGTCTGTTCAGACAGACTCCAAGCTAATAAAAAGGCTAGAGTTTCTGGGATTGTGATAAACACTTGTGGATGGGTCAAAGGAGatggatataaattattgactCATGCAGCACAGGCTTTTGAAGTTGATGCTATTTTGGTACTAGATCAAGAAAGACTTTATAATGAACTTGTTAGGGATATGCCAGATTTTGTTAAAGTTGTTTTCCTACCAAAAAGCGGTGGTGTGGTAGAGAGAAGTAATGCACAAAGAGTAGAGGGCAGAGATCAAGGCGTTagggaatatttttatggatCCCGGACTCCGCTTTATCCGCACAGTTTTGAAGTAAAATGGAGTGAAGCtagattgtataaaattggTGCTCCAGTGTTGCCTGCGTCCTGTATGCCACTGGGAATGAAAGCAGAAGATAATTTAACGAAGTTAGTAGCTGTTGCACCAGGACCTAATTTACTTCATCATTTATTGTCAGTCTCGTTTGCTGATTCTCCAGAAGACGATGTAGTACAAACCAATGTTGCTGGATTTGTCTGCGt CACCAATGTGGATGTAGAAAGACAAACATTTACAGTTCTGAGTCCTCAGCCAAGACCACTACcaaatacagttttattattatcagatATTCAATTTATGGATAgccattaa
- the LOC144473761 gene encoding uncharacterized protein LOC144473761, with the protein MISEIRQTTAELNRLEKEHILLRQQLCCNESFLQNERRVSQELRTRLQLAMERIDQLEEEKIRLKIDYSNLLIDHENIIKEHSTLSKEVLSSRTEAAKFKIKTGTLQKSLQRETQRKEKLEKALIEYKNDNDRIIANIDMNIVKISKEHVYLIENGKAIINLNKRLQSFGLCFHAINEKNKAEIKDLQHKLMTISTNESKSLSTNDKLHPEIESLCFKLKELLLETKSKMEESALVEENINKIFQKLTYMYNSI; encoded by the exons atgatttctgaaATTCGACAAACTACA GCAGAATTGAATAGATTAGAAAAAGAACATATTTTACTCCGACAGCAACTCTGTTGCAACGAATCGTTTTTACAAAATGAACGAAGAGTATCGCAAGAATTACGAACACGTTTGCAATTAGCAATGGAAAGAATTGATCAGTTAGAGGAAGAGAAGATACGTCTGAAAATAGATTATTCAAATCTGTTAATCGAtcacgaaaatataattaaagaacaTAGTACTTTGTCGAAAGAGGTTTTGTCTAGTCGAACAGAAGCcgcgaaattcaaaattaaaacaggGACTTTACAGAAATCATTGCAGCGGGAAACGCAAcgtaaagaaaaattagaaaaagctttaattgaatataaaaatgataatgacagaattattgcaaatattgaCAT gaatatcgtaaaaatttcaaaagaacATGTATATTtgatagaaaatggaaaagcaataattaatttaaacaaacgaCTACAGTCGTTCGGGCTCTGTTTCCATGCgataaacgaaaaaaataagGCAGAGATCAAGGATCTACAGCACAAGTTAATGACTATCTCGACGAATGAGTCAAAGTCATTATCTACCAATGATAAATTACATCCGGAAATAGAAAGTTTATGCTTCAAg cTAAAAGAATTGTTGTTGGAGACGAAATCTAAAATGGAAGAGTCTGCATTggtagaagaaaatataaataaaattttccagaAGTTgacatacatgtataatagCATATAA
- the Rab8 gene encoding RAS oncogene family member Rab8, with product MAKTYDYLFKLLLIGDSGVGKTCVLFRFSEDAFNTTFISTIGIDFKIRTIELDGKKIKLQIWDTAGQERFRTITTAYYRGAMGIMLVYDVTNEKSFENIKNWIRNIEENASADVEKMLLGNKCELTEKRQVTKERGEQLAVEYGIKFMETSAKSSINVEEAFYTLARDIKAKMEKKLEASNPPKGGGHQLKASEPQRKPPSWLARCSIL from the exons ATGGCGAAGACATATGATTATTTGTTCAAGTTGTTACTGATTGGTGACTCAGGGGTCGGCAAGACGTGCGTCCTCTTCAGGTTCTCCGAAGATGCATTCAATACGACCTTCATCTCAACCATTG gaattgattttaaaataagaacGATAGAATTAGAtggcaagaaaataaaactacaAATATG GGATACAGCTGGCCAAGAAAGGTTTCGTACAATAACAACAGCATACTATCGTGGTGCAATGGGAATAATGTTAGTTTATGatgtgaccaatgagaagagttttgagaatataaaaaattggattAGGAACATTGAGGAAAATGCATCGGCAGATGTTGAAAAAATGCTACTGGGCAATAAGTGTGAACTCACAGAAAAGCGACAGGTCACAAAAGAACGGGGAGAACAACTAGCTGTTGAATATGGAATCAAGTTCATGGAAACCTCGGCTAAATCCAGCATTAATGTTGAAGAGGCATTTTACACCCTTGCACGAGACATTAAAGCTAAAATGGAAAAGAAGctg GAGGCGTCAAATCCACCAAAAGGAGGCGGACACCAGTTAAAGGCATCCGAGCCACAGAGGAAGCCACCAAGTTGGCTCGCACGATGCTCTATACTCTGA
- the LOC144472915 gene encoding ribosome biogenesis protein NOP53: MGKRKVSKKTKKSWRKHVDVKDVDKFLEDSRQQERLGSFSNRKNSDLFVISTKPEILSKKARRELLKSKEAQCFNVLKPHSAVPDPIAKRNRVRTKEERKNPVILKMEALKKAQGIVKLKERLRLKNKAIAAKRKLIKPKTGEFTSDVWEEKTDNRIDTKWLDPDTVRHTMIQFGVKKKRLPTSLHKKPSVLPAIEIPHPGTSYNPSYEDHQKLLQEVAEKELELIKEEKHLERVTTKMFKKVPLAEKEKNFINEMSEGLDLENEITMEDDCGDTAISVNPPVINAKKTRVQRRKQKEQRELAHKIEKKKIEKKKVADIYKLKLLDKQLTKREKKQEMLRQKRMKNKALKTTGTKVLSRVKFEPLEPDFKLSHELTGNLRNSVPIVNLLKDRFKSLQQRNIVAPSVIKLTRDKAKMKRYIKPDHKIDMSTVKV; encoded by the exons ATGGGGAAACGGAAAGTAtcaaagaaaacgaaaaagtcGTGGCGTAAACATGTGGATGTAAAAGATGTCGACAAATTTTTGGAGGATTCCCGACAGCAAGAGAGGTTGGGTTCGTTTTCGAATCGAAAGAATTCcgatttatttgtaatttctaCAAAGCcagaaattctttcgaaaaaaGCACGTcgggaattattaaaatccaaGGAAGCACAATGTTTCAACGTTTTGAAACCTCATTCAGCTGTTCCGGACCCAATTGCAAAAAGAAATCGTGTGAGGACaaaggaagagaggaagaatcctgttattttgaaaatggaagCTCTTAAGAAGGCTCAGGGTATTGTAAAACTGAAAGAGAGACTGAGGTTAAAAAACAAAGCTATCGcagcaaaaagaaaattgattaagcCAAAAACGGGTGAATTTACATCTGACGTGTGGGAAGAGAAGACTGATAATAGAATTGACACCAAATGGTTGGATCCAGATACTGTAAGGCACACAATGATACAATTTGgtgtaaaaaagaaacgattgcCTACTTCGTTACATAAGAAACCTTCCGTCTTACCAGCAATTGAGATACCACATCCAGGAACATCTTATAATCCCTCCTATGAAGATCatcagaaattattgcaagaaGTTGCAGAAAaggaattagaattaataaaagaggAGAAACATCTGGAAAGGGTTACCACAAAGATGTTTAAAaag GTGCCACTTgcagaaaaggagaaaaactttataaatgaaatgtcGGAAGGTTTGGATCTAGAGAATGAAATTACAATGGAGGATGATTGTGGAGATACAGCAATATCTGTAAATCCTCCAGTAATAAATGCAAAGAAAACTCGTGTCCAGAGACGTAAACAGAAAGAACAGAGAGAGTTGGCTCATaagattgaaaagaaaaaaatagagaaaaagaaagttgCAGATATTTACAAGTTAAAACTACTAGATAAGCAGTTGACTAAAAGggaaaagaaacaagaaatgCTGAGGCAAAAGAGGATGAAAAACAAAGCCCTTAAAACAACAGGCACTAAAGTACTTAGTAGAGTTAAATTTGAGCCCCTCGAGCCAGATTTCAAATTATCACATGAATTAACTGGAAATTTGCGAAATTCTGTACCAATCGTAAATCTACTGAAAGACAGATTCAAATCTCTTCAGCAAAGGAACATTGTGGCTCCTTCTGTAATTAAACT AACACGAGATAAGGCGAAAATGAAACGGTATATAAAACCTGATCACAAAATCGATATGTCAACTGTAAAAGTGTGA
- the LOC144473762 gene encoding uncharacterized protein LOC144473762, protein MVDLQGRDKGNISLSQKLQSYENGVAKAQPTIINMQRAFYDIRIEDIENKKKRLNDRNDELLEGVEITNEQLLTVDAETADEIATLSKQVNSQNNRIETLKNNINKLENDRIRDMETHIHLTQLCQQKYTRKKLELVSQIKILINKYYFLDAKINSLDDFKKVQDPMQKKLEENKERMIKYEEEVKDILEEIKRKFEFDQEMLKLELYQYLLNLAAHFQIETNKFISLPNKRLMRENIMLQKELLQLSKEVTVKRNIETDYKNTFAVHRKSLTTKCTNTKRNIVTFKVQNSVLKALQSKFEQMKDLLSDINVPDPTTISKLLVAIENVRWKERTIEFLLSKVHTLLHKEKLKINIAKYLQRRLECKIKAAVETLFDVKYAVARLLKCPKIQTNYPKLLLCFQCKVSRGLLKIQCNTFKSIESIPQEIECRMEDLKDVPEDIDFEILTPTEESTLSYREVLDKVIKILFHYKCYIFISNYHLQITSESSGEEQIDMSTESSAPGKKVLDDIFDTISLSDEEEYEFAKETESSDDEEQSPVIAEE, encoded by the exons ATGGTGGACTTACAAGGACGGGACAAAGGAAATATATCATTATCACAGAAATTGCAATCTTATGAAAATGGAGTGGCAAAGGCTCAAccgacaattattaatatgcaACGAGCGTTTTACGATATTCGAATTgaagatattgaaaataagaaaaaaag attaaatGATCGAAATGATGAATTATTGGAAGGAGTTGAAATTACCAATGAACAACTATTAACAGTGGATGCGGAAACAGCTGATGAAATCGCAACTTTGTCTAAACAAGTTAATTCGCAAAATAATAGGATCgagacattaaaaaataacattaacaaattagaaaatgatCGAATACGAGACATGGAAACTCATATTCATTTAACGCAATTATGCCAACAAAAATACACTCGgaagaaattagaattagTTTCACAAATCAAAATTTTGA taaacaaatattattttttagacgcaaaaattaatagtttggatgattttaaaaaagtgcAGGATCCTATGCAAAAAAAGTTAGaagaaaataaggaaagaatgataaaatatgaGGAAGAAGTAAAAGACATTCTGGAGGAAATTAAACGGAAGTTTGAATTTGATCAAGAAAT gcTCAAGCTTGAATTATATCAATACCTTCTTAATTTAGCAGCACACTTTCAGATTGaaactaataaattcataaGTCTCccaaataaaagattaatgcgagaaaatataatgttacagAAAGAGTTATTACAATTATCTAAAGAAGTTACagtcaaaagaaatattgaaactgattacaa AAATACATTTGCGGTACACAGAAAAAGCCTTACTACGAAATGTACCAATACGAAACGTAATATAGTGACTTTCAAAGTACAAAATTCGGTGTTGAAAGCTTTACAAAGCAAATTTGAACAAATGAAAGACCTTTTATCTGATATTAATGTTCCCGATCCTACAACAATATCGAAACTATTAGTAGCTATTGAAAATGTACGCTGGAAGGAACGAACTATAGAGTTTCTTTTATCAAAAGTGCACACATTACTGCATAAAgagaaactgaaaataaatattgcaaagtaTTTGCAGAGAAGGCTAGagtgcaaaataaaagcagccgtagAGACACTTTTCGACGTGAAATATGCTGTAGCCCGTTTGCTTAAG tgccctaaaattcaaacaaattaCCCTAAATTGCTTTTATGCTTCCAATGTAAAGTTTCAAGAGGTTTATTAAAGATTCAATGCAATACGTTCAAATC aATTGAAAGTATTCCACAAGAAATAGAATGTCGCATGGAAGATCTAAAAGACGTGCCTGAAGATATTGATTTTGAAATACTAACTCCGACTGAAGAGTCAACACTATCATATAGAGAAGTCTTagataaagtaattaaaattttatttcattataaatgttacattttcatttctaattatCATCTACAGATAACATCAGAAAGTTCAGGAGAAGAGCAAATTGATATGTCCACTGAAAGTAGTGCACCTGGTAAAAAGGTATTGGATGACATTTTTGATACTATATCATTATCTGATGAAGAGGAATACGAATTCGCTAAGGAGACTGAATCTTCAGATGATGAAGAACAATCACCTGTTATTGCAGAAGAATGA